GCCGTGACTCGACTCGCGGATGAGCCAGCCCTCGCCCTCTCGCTCATCTTCTGCCTTGCGCTCGCCCTTGATGGTGAGCACGCCATCAGTGACCTCGATGTCGACCGCGGCCGGATCGATGCCCGGTAGCTCGGCGCGCACCACGATGTCATCGCCCTTGGACTTCACATCAATCTTGGGCATCCACGCGACGGTCGAAGCGGTCTCGCCCCGGCCCTCGGCACTGCCGATCCGCGAGAAGATGCGGTCCATATCCCGCTGCATGCGCAGCATCTCTCCGAACGGGTCCCAACGCATGATCGCCATGGTCACATCACCTCCGTTGTGTCCCGGCCCGCCGACGTCATGGCGAACGAGCGGCGTGCCGTCGGTCGCACCTACGCGAGTGCGCCCTTACCTCAGCCCGATCTCCCCCTCGATCACGTCGACCGTGACGGTCGCTCCATCGAGTACCTTACCCTCGATGAGAGCTTTCGCAACGCGGTCGACGACCTCCCGCTGGATGACACGCTTGAGCGGCCGCGCGCCGAAGACGGGATCGAACCCGTCGAGCACGATTCGCTCCACCGCCGCCGGTGCGATCTCGAGTTCCACACCCCGCTCGACAAGGCGCTCGCGCACCTTGGCGAGCTGGATCTCGACGATGTCTGCGATCTGCTCCATGGAAAGCGAGTGGAAGAGTACTATGTCGTCGATACGGTTGAGGAACTCTGGTCTAAAGGTCTGACGGAGCGCCTCTTCTACCGCGTTTTTCATCGTCGCTTCATCGGTGCCCGCACGCGCGAACTCCTGGATGAAGTGTGAGCCCACGTTGCTCGTCATGATGATGACTGTGTTCTTAAAGCTCACAACACGGCCTTGCCCGTCGGTGAGTCGACCGTCGTCAAGCACCTGGAGCAGCACGTTGAACACATCCGGATGCGCTTTTTCGATCTCATCGAAGAGCAGCACGCTGTAGGGCCGTCTGCGTACCGCCTCGGTGAGCTGTCCGCCCTCCTCGTATCCCACGTAGCCGGGAGGCGCGCCGATTAGCCGCTGTACGCTGAACTTCTCCATGTACTCGCTCATGTCGATGCGCACCATGGAGCGTTCGTCATCGAACATGAACTCGGCGAGCGCGCGGGCGAGCTCGGTCTTACCCACGCCAGTGGGACCCATGAAGATGAACGAGCCGATGGGGCGGTTTGGGTCGGAAAGTCCGGCGCGTGACCGGCGTATCGCCGCGGAAACCGCCGCGACCGCCTCGTCCTGGCCCACGACCCGCTCGTGCAGATGCTCCTCGAGCTGCACGAGCTTGGCCATCTCACCCTGCATGAGGCGGGAGACCGGCACCCCCGTCCATGCCGAGACCACCTCAGCGATCTCCTCGTCAGTGACCTCCTCTTTGAGCATCGCCGATCCTTCGTGCAGCTCACGCAGGCGCTCGTCTGCCCCGGCAAGCGCGCGCTCGAGCTCGGGCGTGCGGCCGTACTTGATCTCGGCTGCCCGCTGCAAATCCCCTTCGCGCTCGGCTCGCTCGGCATCTGACTTCGCCTCGTCGAGTTCAGCTTTCAGCCGCTGGACCTCGCCGATGACGCTCTTCTCGGAGTCCCACCGCGCTTTGAGGCCGGAGAGTTTCTCGGTAAGCGAGGCCATCTCGGCCCGGAGCGCCTCTAAGCGCTCAGCGCTCGCGGCATCTGTTTCCTTGGTGAGCGCGGCCTCTTCAATCCGCAACTGCCTAAGCTGCCTGTCAACCGCGTCGATCTCGGTGGGCATCGAGTCGATCTCTATGCGCAGACGCGACGCGGCCTCATCGACAAGATCGATAGCCTTGTCGGGCAGGAAGCGGTCCGCGATGTAGCGGTCCGAAAGCGTGGCCGCGGCCACGATGGCGCCATCGGTTATGCGCACCCCGTGATGCACTTCGTACTTCTCTTTGAGGCCTCGCAAGATAGCGATCGTGTCTTCCAGGGTCGGCTCGCCCACAAACACCGGTTGAAAACGCCGCTCGAGCGCCGCGTCCTTCTCGATATGCTTCCGGTACTCGTCAAGCGTCGTCGCGCCGATCGCGTGCAGCTCGCCTCGCGCGAGCGCGGGCTTGAGCATGTTGCTCGCGTCCATCGCGCCCTCAGCCGCGCCCGCTCCCACGATCGTGTGGAGCTCATCGATGAACAGGACAAGACGTCCCTCGGCCTGCTCGATCTCGCGCAACACCGCTTTCAGGCGGTCCTCGAACTCGCCGCGGTACTTCGCGCCTGCGACCATCGCCCCCAAATCAAGCACGACCACATCCTTGTCGCGCAGGCTGCTTGGTACGTCACCTGCGACGATGCGTTGCGCGAGCCCCTCGACTATCGCGGTCTTGCCGGTTCCCGGTTCGCCGATGAGCACCGGATTGTTCTTGGTGCGCCGCGAAAGCACCTGGATGACTCGGCGAATCTCCTCGGCGCGGCCAATGACCGGGTCGAGTTTGCCGTCGCGTGCCTTCGCGGTGAGGTTCTGGCTGTAGCGCTCAAGTGCCTGAAACTGCGCCTCGGCGTTAGAATCGGTCACGCGCGAGCCGGCGCGTAGCTCCGCGACCGCGTCGAGCAGCCGAGCGGAAGTGACCCCCGCAGCCGCAAGTACGCGGCCCGCCTCGCCCGCGTCCTCGGCGAGCGCGATGGCGAGATGCTCCGTGGAAACGTAGGCGTCTTTGAGCTTCTCGGCATGCTTTGACGCCGAGGAGAGCACGGTGCTCAAGCGAGGCCCCACGCCCGCTTGCGCAAGTCCAGCACCGCTCACCTTGGGAGCACGTTCAATCGCCGAGGCCACCTCCGCGCTAAGCGCACCGGCATTGGCCCCCACCTTCTCGATAATGGGGCGGACGATGCCCTCGGCAGCGTCGAGCAACGCTTTGAGCAGGTGTTCCGGCTCAATGACCTGCGAAGCCGCGTCCTCTGCCATGCCGTGAGCGGCCTGGAGCGCCTCTTGCGCCTTGATCGTCAACTTATCGAGTCTCATCGTCTACTCCCCGCTCGCCTCCCGCACGAACCCACACGCCGTCTCGCAGTTCGAAGCGAAACTCCGTCGCATCCGTATTCTCAAACGCGCCGCGCATGACTATCACATCCCGATTCATCCCCTCGTACTCAACAAACAGATCTCTGCCCATCACTGGCGCGGTACCCGCGGATGTGAGCTCGTCGACAAGCCTGTACACGAGCGAGGTGGGCACCTCGCTGGATCCCGCCCTGTCTTCGCCGGGTTCCGCCTGCACCTCGCTGGCTCCTGGACCGCCGTCCGGCACTTCCCGCTCACCACTAGCAGGCACGCCACCGTCCTGCCCCGCTCCTACGCCGCCGTCCGAGCCAGACTCCCCGGTACGCGATGGCTCCAACCGATCAACCCAGCGCTCTGCGCCAAATAGACCGATCCAAGCAGTAGCCGCAACGGCTGCGAGCAACACCGCCGCCGAGGCGACCACAAACCAACCCAAACCTCGTCTCCGGCTCATCGCTCCTCCCTCAAAGCGAGTGAGCCGCGGCGGACTACGACGATGCTCGTCGTGGGTCCGGTTCGTGATTCCGCGTGGCGCGCGAACTCCTCGGCATGACGGCGCGCCGATTCCAGCTCAATGCGAATCGCCTCGACCTGCCGCTCAAGCTCGATGATCCTCACCACACCCGCGAGGTTGATGCCCTCGACTTGCGTGAGCTGCTGAATCACCCGCAATCGCTCGATGTCAGCTTCGGAGTACAGGCGGGTGTTCCCGGCCGAGCGTTGTGGCCTCACAAGCCGTTTTCGCTCGTAGATGCGAAGCGTCTGCGGATGAACGCCCGCGAGCTCAGCCGCGACGCTGATCATGTAGAGTGGTCGCTCGCTGCCGCCGCACTCTCTGGTCGCCACTTTATCCTCCTTGGGCCGCCCACCGCGCATGGCCTCGGTAGCGGTCCTTTACTGGTCGTGCCACACCTCTAGACAAGGTGCGAACGTACGTCCTCTGATCGGGAAGACTCGAATCGCCTCAGCAACTCTTTTTGCTCCGCCGTGAGTGCAGTGGGGATCAGCACCTTCATCTTCACCTTCAGATCGCCGTGTCCCGCTCCCGTAAGCCGTGGTGCGCCCTTCCCCTTGAGACGGTGGACCGCACCGTCACTCGTCCCGGGCGCGATCTTGAGCTTGACTTTCCCGCCCCCGGGTACCGGGATCGTGATCTGGGCGCCGAGCGCGGCCTCGGTGATGGTGATTGGCAACTCCATGATCACGTCGGCACCGTCCCGCGTTAAATACGGGTGCCGCTCGATGTGTGTCACCACGTACAGGTCGCCCGCCGGCGCCCCGGCCTCACCGGGGTCCCCCTTCCCCTTGAATCTGAGTTTGCCACCGTCAGTCACGCCAGGCGGCACATTCACGGTGACCGGTTTGACGCGCACCCCCCGCCCAGCGCCCTTGCACGCTGTGCACGGACTCTCGATGACCGTGCCCTTACCCCGGCAGCGTGGACACGGGCGGGAGAAAGCGAACATGCCCTGACCCTCGCTCACGTGGCCGCTTCCGCCACATGTGGAGCACGTGGTCGGCGATGTCCCCGGCTTTGCACCAGAACCCTTGCAGACCGCACACGTCTCGGCCCGCTGGACATCGACCCTCGTCGACACACCCGTAAGAGCCTCATCAAAGCCGAGAGTCACTTCATACGTGAGGTCGCGGCCCCGGTGCACACCAGACGCACGTCCCGTGCCTCCGGCGAAACCCCCCGCCTCAGAACGGCCGCCACCGAAAATGTCGCCAAACAGATCGCCAAGATCGACTTGCTGGTAGTTAAATCCGCCGCCACCCGGCCAGCCACCAGCTCCACCGGGGCCGCCCGGCGGAGCACCCGACCCTCCAAAATACGCGCCGTACTGATCGTACTGCGAACGCTTCTCTGCGTCCGAGAGCACCTCGTAGGCCTCGTTGAGCTCCTTGAATTTCTCTTCGGAGCCGCCAGTGTCAGGGTGGTGCTTCCGTGCCAGGCGGCGAAACGCCTTCTTGACCTCTTCGGCCGAGGCATCCTTTTTCACGCCGAGTATGTCGTAGTAGTTCTTGGTCGCTGGCATGACCTACCCTCCCGCGGGTGGCCCCCCGGTCGACACGACGACCATCGCCGCGCGGATAGTCTTACCGTGCATTTCGTAGCCCTTCTGGTAGACCTCGACCACAGTGCCATCGATCGCGGTAAGATCTTCCTTCTGCCCTACCGCTTGGTGCTTGAGCGCGTCGAAAGCCGCTCCGCGCGGATCTACCGGAACCACACCCTCTCGTGCAAGCACGTCCAGGATCTGACCGAGGACCATCTCCACACCGGTCGTGAGATCGGCTCCCTCTCCGCCGTCCCGGACGTGTGCAAGGGCGCGCTCGAGGTTGTCAACGACCGGCAGCAAGCTCTCGGCGACACGTTCACCCGCGCGCTTGACGGCTTCAGCATGATCGCGCGCCATCCGCTTGCGATAGTTGTCGAACTCAGCTTGGATGCGCTGGGCGGTCTCCAGGTGGCGTGCCGCCTCCTCGCGTGCCTCTTCCAGATCGGCGGTCAGGCGATCACCCCGAAGTTCGAACTCGTCGCCGAGGTCGGCTTCGAGCGCCGGGTCGAGCGCCGATTCACGCGGGACCCCCGGATCGGGTGCCCCGCGACCGGAGTCGTTTCCATCGCGTGATCTTCTCGGCATGACTACTTGTCGCCTTTCTCTTCGACAACCTCGTAGTCAGCCTCGACGACCTCTTCGCCGTCATCCGAAGCGGTCCCATCGGCGTCTCCACCGGACTCCGCCTCGGCTTGCGCCTCTGCGTACACGATCTCGGCAAGCTTGTAGCCAGCCTGCTGCAACTGCTCGGTCTTCTCCCTGATCGCGACCGTATCGTCGCCTTCAAGTGCGCTCTTGAGATCACCGACGGCCTCTTCGACCGTGTTCTTGGTCTCCTCAGGAACCTTGTCGCCAAGATCCGCGAGCGTCTTTTCCGTGCTGTACACGAGCGTGTCGGCGGTGTTGCGCGCCTCGGCCGCCTCCTTCTTGACACGGTCCTCGTCCGCATGCGTCTCCGCGTCGCTCACCATGCGCTCGACCTCTTGATCGGACAGGGCCGTAGTGCCCGAGATCGTGATCTTCTGTTCCTGACCCGTACCCTTGTCTTTTGCCGAGACATTGACAATCCCGTTAGCGTCGATATCGAAGGTGACCTCGATCTGGGGGATGCCGCGTGGCGCGGCTGGAATGTTCATGAGGTGGAACTTGCCGAGCGTCTTATTGCCAGCCGCCATCTCTCGCTCGCCTTGCAACACATGAATCTCCACCGAGGTCTGGCCGTCAGCCGCCGTCGTGTACGTCTCTGTCTTGCGGGTGGGGATTGTGGTGTTTCGCTCGATCATCTTGGTCATCACGCCGCCGAGGGTCTCGACGCCGAGTGAAAGCGGCGTCACGTCGAGGAGAAGGATGTCCTTTACGTCACCGGAAAGCACGCCTCCCTGGATAGCAGCGCCCACCGCGACAACCTCGTCCGGATTCACGCCCTTGTGCGGATCCTTGCCGGTGATCGACTTGACCATCTCGACGACGGCCGGCATGCGAGTGGAACCTCCAACCAAGATGACGTGCTCGATCTCGGACGCTTTGATGCCCGCGTCCTTGATCGCCGCTTGGACCGGCTTCTTGCAGCGATCAAGCAGGTCGCTCGTCACCTTCTGAAACTCCGCACGCGTGAGCGTGTAATCGAGGTGCTTGGGCCCGCTTGCGTCCGCCGTGACAAAGGGCAGGTTGATCTGCGTCGTCTGCGTGGTGGAAAGCTCGATCTTGGCCTTCTCGGCGGCTTCCTTGAGACGCTGCAGCGCCATCTTGTCGACACGCAAGTCAATCGCGTGGTCCGCCTTGAACTTGTCAGCGAGCCAATCGATGACCCGCTGGTCCCAGTCGTCGCCTCCAAGGTGGTTGTCGCCCGAGGTCGACTTGACCTCGAACACGCCTTCACCGATCTCGAGGATCGACACGTCAAACGTGCCACCACCAAGGTCGAATACGAGGATCGTCTGATTCTCGTCACCCTTGTCGAGCCCGTAAGCGAGCGCTGCGGCGGTAGGCTCGTTGATGATGCGCTTGACGTCGAGACCGGCGATCTTGCCCGCGTCCTTGGTCGCCTGGCGCTGCATGTCGTTAAAGTACGCGGGCACGGTGATGACCGCCTCGGTCACCTTCTCGCCGAGGTAAGCCTCCGCGTCAGCCTTGAGCTTCTGCAGCACCATCGCCGAGATCTCCTCGGGGGTGAAGTGCTTTCCGTCGATATCGACGACCGAGCGGCCGTCCTTGCCCTTTTCGGCCTTGTACGCAATCGTCTTGCGCTCGGAAGTCGTCTCTTCGAACTTGCGTCCGATGAATCGCTTGATCGAGGTGATGGTGTTCTCGGGATTGGTGATCGCCTGGTTCTTGGCTGCCTTGCCCACAACCCGCTCACCGTCTTTGCGGAATGCGACGACGCTCGGAGTGGTGCGATCGCCTTCCGCGTTGATAATGACTGTCGGCTCTCCGCCCTCGAGCACGGCGACAGCGGAGTTGGTTGTTCCGAGATCGATACCTATGACCTTGCCCATCTGCCGTTCTCCCTTCATACGCCAGCACTCGAAGCTAGCGCGGCTGCTCTGACTGCCGTGCGCCGCACAGACACGGGCGACGCGCCTCGTGATGATAAAATCTGAGTGTGCCGTTGTCAAGTTTTATGGCAACGAAAGCTATATACCCCGCGGAGGCATCCCCAAACTCTGTTTGTGACCGGAATCCTTCCGAATAACCCTTTACACGTGTACACAGGGTCGCTATGGTACGGCAGAATCAAGACCCCGAAGCGCTTCGTGCGTGCATGGATACCGAGGAGGATCGATGCCCCGTCCGATCATCGAAGAAGATGACTGCTCTGCGTGTGGAATCTGCGTCGACGCGTGCCCCGAGAACGTACTCGAGATCGTTGGAGACACCGCGATCGCGATGAACGACGAGGAGTGCACCGCATGTGCCGCGTGCATGGAAGAGTGTCCGATGGGCGCCATCACCGAGATCGAAGAGGAGTGACCCGCATCCGGGCAATCTGTCGCAGGGCGATCTGTCGCACAACCCGGACAACGCACGTCTGACTCCACGGAGTCACATTGACGGACCCCTCGGAGTCAAAGCCTTCATCTGGCGCCACACTCGCTTCTTGCGTTGCTGGTCGGTAAGTGACGCCTCGAGTCCATCGAGGGCCAGAAACTCTCTTCCCGCCAAACGTCGCACCCGGCCCGGCCGGAGGTCCTTGAGAGACAGCGCCGCACTCACCGCGTGCGCCGCCACTGGGTCGAGCGCGATCACCACGTATGGATCGACAGCTTCTATCTGCGCCCTTATCCGCGACGCGACCGTACCTGGATCTGAGTCCGGTTCGGATCTCGCTACCGTCGCAAAGACGCACGACGGATCAAACCCTAAGGCGCACAGCGCTTTCGCAACAGCTTCTCCATCCGGACCGCTCAACGCTTCGCCACCCGCCGCTTCAGCGGGACCCGGCTCACCTTTCACGCACAAGACCTCGGCAAAAAACTCCCCGCTTGAAGCGATGAGGTCGGCACCCGGGACGAGACTATCAGCCTGCGCCAACTCGGACGCGATCTTGGCCCGGTACTCCCGTTCGCGTTCATCCACGAGCGCTCACCGCGCTCACCGCGACGCGAACCATCGGTACGTCGCCGCAAGCCCCGTGTCGAGCGGGACACGTGCATGCCACCCAAACGCCTCGCGCGCCCTCGACGCGTCGAGGGCGCTACGCCGGACGTCGCCCGGGCGCTCCCGCGTGTACTCGAATGGGCGCAAAAACTCCGAGACAGGCCGAAGCGAATCCGCGAGGGCGTGCACCGAGACCTCACTTCCTGTGGAAATGTTATACGCGGCACCGCCTGGCGCGGCCTCATCACCGAGCCTGACTTCGCAGTAAATCGCCGCGATGAGTGCCGACACGACGTCTCCCACGAAGATGAAGTCCCGTGTTTGGCCCCCGTCCCCATGGATGACGGGCGCGCGCCCTTCCGCCAACGCCGAGCAAAACGCCGCGACCACGCCGCCCTCGCCCGTGGCGTCTTGACGCGGACCGTACACGTTCGCGAACCGGAGTGACGCGTAGTCACACGGCGATCCGGCTAGTTCCTCGGCAAGCGCCCCCTCGGCGGCCAGTTTAGATTCGCCGTATGGATTGGCGGGATGGACGGGTGAGGACTCGGTGAGAGGCAGCTCAGCTGGTTCCCCGTACACCGCGGCGGATGAAGCCGACAAAACGAGTCGTACCCCCGACTCCCGTGCCGCACGAGACACCGCTCGAGTTCCCTCGACGTTGACCGCCCAGTCCCGCGCAGGGTCCACAAGCGACGCCGACACGCTCGACTGCGCCGCAAGATGCACCACGATCTCCGGGGCGAACTCGGCAAACACGGTCGAGAGACTGCCATCGAGTATGTCCATCGTGCGCATCGCCGCTGCCGGGTGAATGTTTTCGGGCCGTCCCGTGGACAGATCGTCGATGACGAGAACCGCGTTCTCCCCGATAATCGCATGCACGAGGTTCGACCCTATGAACCCGGCTCCGCCTGTCACGATGACGCGCATTGCGACTCTCCCTACTCCGAGGTCTCCTCGGTCCGTCCGATGGTGTGAACCTCGGTCAACTCGGCCTGCACGATAAGGCGATACCGTGCGCTGTACGGAGGATGGCACGCCGAGAGCGTCAGCATCGACTCCTCCGTCGTCTCAACCACCTCGGTACGGTCAGGCGTGACGGTGAACTTCTCGGTCACTACGTACGTGTACCGCCGGTACGGCGAGAAGAAATACACCGTGTCGCCGGGCACGAGCTCATCGAGCCGGCGAAACGGCGCTCCGTATGTGGTGCGATGCGCAGCGATTCCAACGTTGCCGGTAGGGCCGGGGATGTCGGTGTACGGCATCCAGCCCGGCCCTCGCTTGAGGTCCTCGGTGCCCACGCCGCGCACGACTACCGAGTCGAGCTCCATCTTCTCGATCACGAGGCGCCCAAACACGCCGTCGGGCTCAAGTGCGGCCCAATACCCGACGTCTTCGGCGCGCCACGTGTCCCACACCGACCGCGGGGCCTCGTCGACAGGCTCCTCGGGGACAAGCCGGTCCGGCGAAGGCGCTCCCACGGCGCCGAGCGCGGAGAGCTCGTCGCGAAGCTCGGCTTGGCGCCAGCGTCCTACCGCGTCGGTCACAAGGTAGTACATGAGCAGCCCCGCGGCCACGCCGAGAAATACATTCCCGAGCGCGTGCAGCGCCGTTTTAGTAAACGGCCGCTCCGCGGTAACCTCGGACGATCCCACTTCGCTCCCCTTCGGACGAAAGAAACCCGGGTACTCGTGTGATCCACATTACACAATCCACTACAGGCGGCGGACCTCCGTGCCGATACACCCAGTGTAAGCGTTGACAGCAGTACATCGAAACGGACTCCCCGAAAAAGGCACCGCACGTCGAAAGGCGTGCCTCGCAAAGTCACGGGTCTACCGGAAGCTCACGCTTCCTACGACAGCCGGACTACCGGGTACGAGATCTGGTCGTTGATCGGCCGGGTTCCACCCATTTGCGTGACGGGAGGCAACCCGGTCGATGTACGTACCGGCTCGTACAGGGGTGACCGCAGAGATGAAGAACGACCGCGCAACACACACGTCCATCCGCCTCCTTTCGATCGCGCTCGCGGCCACTCTCCTCGTGGGAGCGGCAGCACCCGCAACAGCGTCGGTGCTTACCGAGAGCCGCGCGCTCGCGGCCGCCGCACCGGCATTCTCCTCGCAACTCGCGCCAGCTTCGCCGGTTCCGGCCGCTCAGTTGGCCAAGGCCATCGTCCGGACGACTTCCGATCAGGCTTCGGCAGCCGTCACCACTCCCGCGCCGGTCGCCAAAGCCCAAGCGCAACTGCCCCGGCCTGTAGCCGCGCCAAGCGTGCGCGTCGTCCGCACCGCGAGCAACGCATCCGCCGCAAGCGCCCCGGCGGCCACCTCAGCGGCGGTCTCCTCCGCCAGCCCGTCCGCTACCGCACCGCGCTCAAGCGACATCTCGCAAGCCAGGGCGATTCTTGCCCGCTACATCGCAACCTATCCCATCTTGCAGGGAACAACGATCGCGTTTGGCGACACTCGCGGAAACCCGCAGGCAATCGCGTACTTCAAGTCGGGACGGATAATCGTCAACCCAAACCACACGGTGAGCTTCGAGCGCATCATTAACCACGAGATATGGCACATCATCGACTGGCGGGACAACGGCAGGATTGACTGGGGCGAGAACGTGCCGCCATCGAACGCCAACGACTTCAGAGGGTAGGCGCGCCGTAGCGCGTCATGCCCCGAAGTGACCGAGCCCCGGTGGGAATCGTCCCACCGGGGCCCTGCGTCGCTCTATAGCCTACGGGGTGGTGGTAGCCAGAGCGTAGGCTAGGCGACCCTCCTTGAACGCCTGCGCAGCCCAGCCCCGACCGAGGCCGCCACGCCGGCAAACGCCGCGAGCAAGAGCGCGTCACCGCCGGTGAACGGCAGGAACGGCTCATCCTCCGCATCCACCTTCACGCGCACGCTCCAGCTAGCCCGATCGTTTTCTGCGAAGTCATCTTCTGGATGGCTGACCACCGCCACATTGTCGAGAACCGAAATCCCGACAGGCATCGTGTCGGCTACCTTGAGCTTGTAGACGATCGTCTGCGTCTCGCCAAAGGCAAGCGGTCCGTCAAACTCCCATGTGATCGAGTTTCCGGCGACCGCGCCACCAGCCGCGTCGACGACAGTGAGGTACTTCGCATTGAAGGTGTCGGTCACCGTGTAGTCGTACGCCGGATCGCCACCCTCATTACCTACCGTCAAGGTGTACGTGATCGTGTCGCCGGGTTTCGCGAGCGTCATATCGCCACGCTTCTTGACGGAAAGATCCGGTGGGAATCCGAGGAACTCGTCGATATCGACGAACGCTACATCTTGGTCGGAGACTTCATTGCCCAGCTCGTCGACGCCGGTGGCGGTGACGATGTTAGTCGTCGGCTCGAATATGGCCACCGTGCGGGTGAAGACCTGCAGAGCACCCGGAGCGAGGCTGGGGATCGTGGCGATGACGCCAAGGTGATCGTCCTCAACGAGCACATTGGAGAGCGTCGTGTTTCCCGTGTTGCGGACCATAAACGTATACGTCACTTCTTCGCCCTCGATGACCAGGTCGGAGTCGACCGATTTCTCCACGGAGATGGCCGGGCTTCCACCGAAGTAGCTCGAATCGTCGCTGTCAGTGACGTTGTCGCCCACCGGCGGCTGGCCTGTGGCCGTGCCGACGTTCTCGTAGAACCCTTCGGTAGCGACGCCAAGGGCGTACAGGGTTTCGCTGGCACCCGGAGCCAGCATTTCGATGTTTCCGATCAACCCGAGGTCGTCGTCGGTGACGACGACGCTACTAAGGGTCACGTTACCCGTATTGGTCACCTGGTAGCTCCAGGTGATCGGGCCGCCCATGAGTATGTACGCGCCGTCGGTGCCGTTAGTGAGTTTGATGATCTCGATCGCCGGGGCCTGGAGCGCTGTGACCGTCTCGTCGTCTTGGTTGGAAGCGACCGGCTCACCGTCGAAAACGCCGAAGCCTTGCGCGACGTTTGTCACAGAGCCTGCGTCAACGTCTGCTTGCGTGATGGTGTAGGCGGCCGTGAAGGTGATCTGCGCGCCGGGGGCGAGGACGTCGGGGTCGCCCGGGACGTCTGCGCGGCTCGTCGCGGCCTTGTCGTCTGTGACGGTGAATGGGCCCATCAAGGTCACGTTGCCTGAGTTGGTGAGCGTGTAGGTGTAGGCGATGACGTCGCCGGCCGCGTCATAGGTGGCAGGCGCCGCGGACTTCACGAGCGCAAGTTCAGGGTTCTGAAGCGCCCTCACCGTCTCGTCGTCGTAGTTTGAGTAGACGTCGTCTTCACCGAAGTGGCCGTGGCCGCGCGCGGTGTTGGTCACATAGCCTGTGTCGACGTCTGCTTGCGTGATGGTGTAGGCGGCCGTGAAGTCGATCCACGCGCCGGGCGCAAGAGCC
This region of Clostridiales bacterium genomic DNA includes:
- a CDS encoding class E sortase gives rise to the protein MGSSEVTAERPFTKTALHALGNVFLGVAAGLLMYYLVTDAVGRWRQAELRDELSALGAVGAPSPDRLVPEEPVDEAPRSVWDTWRAEDVGYWAALEPDGVFGRLVIEKMELDSVVVRGVGTEDLKRGPGWMPYTDIPGPTGNVGIAAHRTTYGAPFRRLDELVPGDTVYFFSPYRRYTYVVTEKFTVTPDRTEVVETTEESMLTLSACHPPYSARYRLIVQAELTEVHTIGRTEETSE
- a CDS encoding NAD-dependent epimerase/dehydratase family protein, encoding MRVIVTGGAGFIGSNLVHAIIGENAVLVIDDLSTGRPENIHPAAAMRTMDILDGSLSTVFAEFAPEIVVHLAAQSSVSASLVDPARDWAVNVEGTRAVSRAARESGVRLVLSASSAAVYGEPAELPLTESSPVHPANPYGESKLAAEGALAEELAGSPCDYASLRFANVYGPRQDATGEGGVVAAFCSALAEGRAPVIHGDGGQTRDFIFVGDVVSALIAAIYCEVRLGDEAAPGGAAYNISTGSEVSVHALADSLRPVSEFLRPFEYTRERPGDVRRSALDASRAREAFGWHARVPLDTGLAATYRWFASR
- a CDS encoding DUF11 domain-containing protein is translated as ALQNPELALVKSAAPATYDAAGDVIAYTYTLTNSGNVTLMGPFTVTDDKAATSRADVPGDPDVLAPGAQITFTAAYTITQADVDAGSVTNVAQGFGVFDGEPVASNQDDETVTALASPALALVKSAVPATYDAAGQTITYSYRLTNSGNVTLMGPFTVADDKAATAPVGMAPMALAPGAWIDFTAAYTITQADVDTGYVTNTARGHGHFGEDDVYSNYDDETVRALQNPELALVKSAAPATYDAAGDVIAYTYTLTNSGNVTLMGPFTVTDDKAATSRADVPGDPDVLAPGAQITFTAAYTITQADVDAGSVTNVAQGFGVFDGEPVASNQDDETVTALQAPAIEIIKLTNGTDGAYILMGGPITWSYQVTNTGNVTLSSVVVTDDDLGLIGNIEMLAPGASETLYALGVATEGFYENVGTATGQPPVGDNVTDSDDSSYFGGSPAISVEKSVDSDLVIEGEEVTYTFMVRNTGNTTLSNVLVEDDHLGVIATIPSLAPGALQVFTRTVAIFEPTTNIVTATGVDELGNEVSDQDVAFVDIDEFLGFPPDLSVKKRGDMTLAKPGDTITYTLTVGNEGGDPAYDYTVTDTFNAKYLTVVDAAGGAVAGNSITWEFDGPLAFGETQTIVYKLKVADTMPVGISVLDNVAVVSHPEDDFAENDRASWSVRVKVDAEDEPFLPFTGGDALLLAAFAGVAASVGAGLRRRSRRVA